From one Paenibacillus terrae HPL-003 genomic stretch:
- a CDS encoding DUF421 domain-containing protein — MGHDIFAHIFRTLLMYFIVFLVMRLMGKREIGKLSVFDLVISIMIAEIAVFSLEDIKRPLYEGLIPLGVLLILQIGISYFSLKSRRLRLLFDGKPSVLFSNGQINREEMLKQRYNLDDLLLQLREQNIEGLDHVEYVILETTGKLTVIRKDDNVEDSESDKQKQNLGQTNLTNNDQQENKVHHSPQIGGKFRYEGLPIPLIMDGKVLDRNLERMDMNRFWLKNQIQAQGHKDFKDVFLCSVNHKGDVYITPPAFGESLD, encoded by the coding sequence TTGGGTCACGATATTTTTGCACATATATTTCGAACGTTGCTCATGTATTTTATTGTATTTCTGGTTATGCGCTTAATGGGTAAACGGGAGATCGGAAAATTATCTGTTTTTGACCTCGTGATATCCATTATGATTGCGGAAATCGCTGTATTCAGTTTGGAAGATATAAAACGTCCGTTGTATGAAGGGCTGATTCCTTTGGGCGTGCTGCTGATTTTGCAGATCGGAATTTCGTATTTCAGTCTTAAAAGTCGGCGTCTGCGGCTGCTATTCGATGGTAAGCCCAGTGTATTGTTCTCCAATGGACAAATAAACAGGGAAGAAATGCTGAAGCAACGCTACAATTTAGATGATCTGCTGTTACAACTTCGGGAACAAAATATCGAAGGCTTGGACCATGTAGAATATGTTATTTTGGAAACGACAGGCAAGCTCACGGTCATACGTAAAGATGATAACGTTGAAGATAGTGAATCTGATAAGCAGAAACAAAATTTAGGACAAACGAATTTGACAAACAACGATCAACAGGAGAATAAAGTCCATCATTCGCCTCAAATCGGCGGGAAGTTTAGATATGAAGGTCTTCCCATTCCGTTGATTATGGATGGCAAGGTGCTGGATCGAAATTTGGAACGTATGGATATGAACCGTTTTTGGCTTAAAAATCAGATTCAAGCTCAAGGACATAAAGATTTTAAGGATGTTTTCTTGTGCTCGGTTAACCATAAAGGCGATGTATATATT